The Erigeron canadensis isolate Cc75 chromosome 4, C_canadensis_v1, whole genome shotgun sequence genome window below encodes:
- the LOC122597492 gene encoding protein SHI RELATED SEQUENCE 1-like, translated as MRCLECGNKAKKDCLYYRCRSCCRGREFECQTHVKSTWVPISTRQVVRNSVAAMAAASSAAAGPSHHDRHQQEEQQLLDPQSSFGFGGQFPTEVSSEATFTCVRVTTSLEENASVEEYAYETSINIRGHVFKGILYDQGPNQPMVNSSVMIVHDGDRHPSTNIDSNFQQVNNP; from the exons atgAGGTGTCTAGAGTGTGGGAACAAAGCAAAGAAGGATTGTTTGTATTATAGGTGTAGAAGTTGTTGTAGAGGACGTGAATTTGAATGTCAAACTCATGTGAAGAGCACTTGGGTTCCCATTTCTACCCGTCAAGTTGTGAGGAACTCGGTGGCAGCCATGGCGGCTGCCTCTTCCGCGGCAGCTGGTCCATCTCATCATGATCGTCATCAACAAGAAGAACAACAACTATTGGATCCTCAATCATCGTTTG ggttTGGAGGACAGTTTCCGACCGAGGTAAGTAGTGAAGCTACATTTACATGTGTACGAGTTACAACAAGTTTAGAAGAAAATGCAAGTGTAGAAGAGTACGCATATGAGACTTCGATAAATATAAGAGGGCATGTGTTTAAGGGTATACTATACGATCAAGGACCAAATCAACCGATGGTGAATTCTAGTGTGATGATTGTACATGATGGGGATCGACATCCCTCCACAAACATTGACTCTAACTTTCAACAGGTTAATAATCCCTAG